The Betta splendens chromosome 2, fBetSpl5.4, whole genome shotgun sequence nucleotide sequence ccgccgGCCGCCGCAGACCCGGTCCGGCCGCCGTTCCTCCTCTCAGAGCCAATTCTTCGTTCTCTACCTCCTCGACCTTTGGCACAGGTCTTCAGACTCTCGACGGGCTTGAAAACGCCCGCCTTCCTCCCACGACGTCCGCTCCGAGCGGAACCGCGTCCtgcttgacctctgacctcttcgCGGCCCCGCCCTCCGACCCGGCGGCCGTTTCCTGcccgctcccgctgctcccggCGCCTCACTCCTTGTTCGCCGACGCGTCCCGGCCGACAGGCGTTGCGCCCGTGAGCACGAGCCCCGTTTCGCTCCCGGCAGCCGAGCAAGACGCCACTCATGGAACCCCTTCGTTGTCAGCGGATTCGGGTTTCTCTGATACACTAGATGCATTTCTAACCAAACAAACCTCTTTTGTACCTGCTCCATGTAACGTGGGACCTCCCTACTCCCATGTGGCCCTGCACCATCGCGGTCTGGCTCGTGGCTGTGATCCAACTCCCTACAACATTCCAAATACTTCAAATCCTCTGGGTTCTTTTTTACCCTCGACTCTGCAAGAGTCTACTGTTCAGCCTATGTCAGCTTCACCTCAGATGAACTTTCCTCCACTACCCCCAAATCCCAGTTATTGTCAACAGGCGACACCAAATGCGGCATCTTTTCTTTCCCTCCTCACTGTCCCAAACCCTCCCAGCGCCCCCCAGACTCCCTCCAACAGCTTTGCTCAGTCTCCACCCGCGCTGCCGCTGTTGCTGGATTCCTCGAGGGATCTCTCCCTCACTGAGCTCCTGGAGGTCAACGACTGGATCCTAAGTGGGCCCAGTAATGTATAGCACTACATGCCGCATGGCAGGGGAGGATCAGTATCGTGATGTGAAAATTCAAACCGCACGTGTTGAGCTGTGGGACTGAAGTGGCACCAAATTGCAGCAAGGTCGTAATCGGATCTGATCAGACACAGGGCTCAAAGCAGGCTTTGACGTGAGGAAATGGAAAACTGGTGACGGTGGATTAATTCGTTTCCACATAAATGAAAGCTAAAGGCAGACGTTGTCTTTCTCAGAAAGATTGACTCAATTTCTGAGACTTACCCTTCACTTACTCTTTAAGACCCAACCTGCTTAGATGCAGCTTGTTACAGTTCGTCTTCACTTACCTCATTTACACACTCCTTACACAGTTTGACAAGTTTTTATTATGCTGCTATTGATAATTTATTTATGCGTCGCAATATTTAAATAGAAGAACAActatcagtcagtcagttcgcTTTTTTTTAGGAAGTCGCACAATTTATCTGTCTTACCTACAAGTGTCAAACGAATGGAGGCTCAATAGCCCCCGGCTCATTCAGACCCTCAGTGATTATGTGATTACATGACAACTCCAGGTGAAAACACGCTTAATGCACGACCCCATCCAGGATTATATGACCTAATGTGGATTCGTTTGCAGTGATGTTGTCAAACCGGAGCTTCTGTAACGCACTGTGCAAACTAAGTTGTTTTCCACGTAGCCCACAGACGGGCACGGATCTCTGAGGGAGCCGCGGTAACCAGGATGAGGACGGGAGGTTGTCAGGGGCAGCTTCATTAGGAACAGCGATGATATCAGGGTTATCGTCGATGAATCATGTGTCAAATGGCCCCCGGACACCCCACACGCCTAGAAGTCTAAACCACCAAAAAGGCTCTTTGTTCTTTGCTAATTCATGTATTTTAAGTGAGTCAAAACCCACAATGAAAATGTGTCCGTGTGACACATTCTTTCTGGCAATAAGAAACTTCCAAAGCCTGTAATAATAGGATCTAGTGCTGTTAGGATGTTATTTTTTGGGCTAGGAATGAAACCAGGCCTTATGGTAACTGTTTTGCAGTGACGACCATGATTTTCAGATAATGATTATTCAGTTTAGGGCACCATTACTAGGAAATAAGGGGATATTTGAACTAATGTGAGGATTGTGGTGGGTGTCTTTAAATTATGATCATTTGATACTTTCATGCATTCATTATATATTTATGCTTTAATACtaataactgtaataaaaatgtttgtttacaaaATCAATTTCTTAAAATTCTGTTTTGTCAGATCATGAAGTTTGATAtgatgtgtatatatgtgtgtgtgtgtgtgtgtatgtgtagagTAGACATATGCTAAATTAAAGGGTGGGCAGTGGTTGCAAAGACCCTCAAAATCTGAATAATTATCGATTTTACCTTTCAACAAGTCAATATTCAGGTGCGAATTCACTGAACCTCTGCTTCACATATTGTTTCAAGATCCTGAATGCATTATTCTTCACATTTACATGACTAAATTAGAAGGAAGGAAGTGAAAGCAGTAAGTCAGTGCATTTATCGGCACTGCCCTGTTACTTCGTCCTCATTGGGTCAGTGATTCTTGAAACCTCAATTTGGCTTCAAGTCACATAATAACTGATAACCCAAGCTGTTGTctttactgtaggtcaggaCTACAATCAAACAAGCGTTATTTGTGATAATTTCATATTTTTGAATTCTTCAACTTTGAATAATAGCCTACGTAGCATTTCTTACCTATTCTTTAAGCTTTAAGAAGGCAATGCCTCCTCGATGTTCCTGACGTGACCCTTatgaaatgtgtgtttctgttggaCTATTGCCTGAATCACATGGTGGCAAATATTGTACCTTAATTTATTATGAATATATTAACATTACCTTAATGCAGATCTTACTAGAACTGCTGCTGGCATCATTGCCCAGTAGAGAAATTTAGACAGATGTTACCACAGAATGAAGACCTGCTTTA carries:
- the batf2 gene encoding basic leucine zipper transcriptional factor ATF-like 2, whose translation is MSPLFMETGYEPNSPGSISAEDYTAGSEREGDGQQVGPTGKKRREKNRDAARKSRKKQTERADVLHEELQRLERSNTSLHKEIAALKKDLVLYTTALERHKPHCCLRAPASKSGPPGARPPPPSAGRRRPGPAAVPPLRANSSFSTSSTFGTGLQTLDGLENARLPPTTSAPSGTASCLTSDLFAAPPSDPAAVSCPLPLLPAPHSLFADASRPTGVAPVSTSPVSLPAAEQDATHGTPSLSADSGFSDTLDAFLTKQTSFVPAPCNVGPPYSHVALHHRGLARGCDPTPYNIPNTSNPLGSFLPSTLQESTVQPMSASPQMNFPPLPPNPSYCQQATPNAASFLSLLTVPNPPSAPQTPSNSFAQSPPALPLLLDSSRDLSLTELLEVNDWILSGPSNV